Proteins co-encoded in one Podospora pseudoanserina strain CBS 124.78 chromosome 7 map unlocalized CBS124.78p_7, whole genome shotgun sequence genomic window:
- the FRS2 gene encoding Phenylalanyl-tRNA synthetase, beta subunit, cytoplasmic (EggNog:ENOG503NTY7; BUSCO:EOG09261RU1; COG:J) yields the protein MAQTSSASTGDLTTEILQALSQKDPINSTEAFPQIPFEFIKAALDRLASRSMVKYEQIEREEAFLEPEAEIIVSHGSHEARVFDAVHKALEGLSIQDLEKEIGDKTVTKLGQGKAFKEKWIKKDGSKLVALVDSINDVTRDQLRVIKETKTHDAKIIADLKKRKLLKLQKVISFTIHKAEKFALEMVKEETDLTAEMLASGAWKEATFKPYNFKALGADQHAGALHPLNKVRSEFRQIFFEMGFTEMPTNQFVESGFWNFDTLFVPQQHPARDLQDTFYVSDPPKAGRPTATGPDDKADYEEYFKNVQQVHQDGKYDSIGYRYPWAEDESLRLVLRTHTTSVSAAMLHKLAQQKDENGRVPPARYFSIDRVFRNETVDATHLCEFHQVEGVIADYGLTLGGLMEFMDMFFGAMGVTDLRYKPAYNPYTEPSMEIFSHHKGLNKLIEIGNSGIFRPEMLEAMGLPRDLRVFGFGLSLERPTMIKYGISNIRELLGHQVDLSFVQKNPAVRFDK from the exons ATGGCTCAAACAAGCAGCGCCTCAACTGGGGATCTCACCACAGAGATCCTCCAGGCTCTTTCCCAGAAGGACCCCATCAACTCGACCGAGGCTTTCCCCCAGATCCCCTTCGAGTTCATCAAAGCCGCCCTCGACCGTCTCGCTTCCCGGTCTATGGTCAAATACGAACAAATCGAGCGCGAAGAGGCCTTCTTGGAACCAGAGGCTGAGATTATCGTCAGCCACGGCAGTCACGAGGCCCGTGTCTTCGATGCGGTGCACAAGGCGTTGGAAGGCTTGTCGATTCAGGATTTGGAAAAGGAGATCGGCGACAAGACAGTGACCAAGCTTGGTCAGGGCAAGGCTTTCAAGGAGAAGTGGATCAAGAAGGATGGTAGCAAGTTGGTTGCGTTG GTCGACTCGATCAACGATGTTACGAGGGATCAACTCAGGGTGATCAAGGAGACAAAGACACACGATGCCAAGATTATTGCCGACCTGAAGAAGCGCAAGCTTCTTAAGCTCCAGAAGGTCATTTCCTTCACGATACACAAGGCCGAGAAGTTCGCCCTCGAAAtggtcaaggaggagacaGATCTTACCGCCGAGATGCTGGCATCTGGCGCGTGGAAGGAGGCTACTTTCA AGCCATACAACTTCAAGGCACTGGGTGCTGATCAACATGCTGGTGCCCTTCACCCCCTGAACAAGGTCCGCTCTGAGTTCCG TCAAATCTTCTTCGAGATGGGCTTCACAGAAATGCCTACCAACCAGTTCGTCGAGTCTGGCTTCTGG AACTTCGACACACTCTTCGTCCCTCAGCAGCATCCTGCTCGTGATCTCCAAGATACTTTCTACGTCTCAGACCCACCAAAGGCCGGCAGACCTACTGCCACTGGTCCAGATGACAAGGCGGACTATGAGGAGTATTTCAAGAACGTACAACAAGTCCACCAGGACGGCAAGTATGACTCGATCGGTTACAGATATCCCTGGGCTGAGGATGAGTCGCTAAG ACTTGTTCTGCGGACACACACCACTTCCGTTTCTGCTGCCATGCTGCACAAGCTCGCGCAACAGAAGGACGAGAATGGGCGTGTGCCACCAGCGCGGTACTTCTCTATCGACAGAGTCTTCAGGAACGAGACAGTCGATGCCACACATCTTTGCGAGTTCCACCAAGTAGAGGGCGTCATTGCTGATTATGGCCTGACCCTCGGTGGCCTGATGGAGTTCATGGATATGTTCTTCGGCGCCATGGGTGTCACAGATTTGCGTTACAAGCCTGC TTACAACCCGTACACTGAGCCATCGATGGAAatcttctcccaccacaaGGGCCTCAACAAACTCATCGAAATCGGTAACTCTGGTATTTTCAGGCCTGAGATGTTGGAGGCGATGGGTCTGCCCAGGGACTTGAGGGTGTTCGGTTTCGGTCTGAGTCTGGAGAGACCAACTATGATCAAGTATGGTATCTCCAACATTCGCGAGCTCCTCGGCCACCAAGTCGACCTGAGTTTCGTGCAAAAGAACCCGGCCGTTCGTTTCGACAAATAG
- the RPL39 gene encoding 60S ribosomal protein L39 (COG:J; EggNog:ENOG503P6XJ) codes for MPSHKTFRTKQKLAKAQKQNRPIPQWIRLRTGNTIRYNAKRRHWRKTRLGL; via the exons ATGCCG AGCCACAAGACTTTCCGGACCAAGCAGAAGCTTGCTAAGGCCCAGAAGCAGAACCGTCCCATTCCCCAATGGATTCGCCTCCGCACTGGTAACACTATCAG ATACAACGCCAAGCGGAGACATTGGCGCAAGACCCGCCTCGGCCTCTAA
- a CDS encoding uncharacterized protein (EggNog:ENOG503PR23), whose translation MTSSSSSSGQGSRPGPLDIGGSSSSRTTDYFNCNGEATSPTSPASTTAPLFPRSRTAYGSSPPDSVKGAKSPRKVNANSYCGRHSDEFLFGGRSLGDLWRAVKK comes from the exons ATgacgtcttcgtcttcttcttcgggaCAAGGCTCCCGGCCGGGTCCGCTTGATATTGGGGGTTCTTCATCGTCCAGAACAACG GACTATTTTAACTGCAATGGTGAAGCGACATCGCCTACGTCTCCTGCGTCGACTACTGCCCCGCTGTTTCCACGGAGTAGGACGGCGTATGGGAGCTCGCCGCCTGATTCGGTCAAGGGTGCCAAGAGCCCGAGGAAGGTGAATGCGAATAGTTATTGTGGGAGGCACTCGGATGAGTTTCTGTTTGGGGGACGGTCGTTGGGGGATTTGTGGAGGGCTGTGAAGAAGTGA
- a CDS encoding uncharacterized protein (MEROPS:MER0034728; COG:G; EggNog:ENOG503Q3UK) yields the protein MRFLCRNFRSLHRWDPFSMVRFLGAVVALTGLAAGESLKKLNTGLTILTNNDLQGPESRFADSTVIVTESRVANNEFEKICSGLGEQPWSEGRKKGEKGLLQPLFDYLRYEKRASSSSRFWISGRKTIDVDSDISSAKSRDELAGLCTNKAPFSNETFQDTSSKWQVSVDVNNQTLTGFRDRLSFRFLGVRYAPQPQRFTYPTLFQGSGEAASALEYGSQCAQGGNTGTEDCLFLNIWTPHLPNPNSAPPKKQLRPVAFWIHGGAFTGGTANDPTFDGGNMASRGDIIVVAINYRLHTLGFLALNDGKTNGNYGLADQITALDWVRKNIQSLGGDPDRITIFGQSAGAASVRALIASPKALDKFSGAILLSNLGGLNYGTTYSKYYTIPEQVSVVANTILNATNCTNAPSQVDCLRAVPASTLTSLTSARYLVVDGTYLTTSELSLSLPSPKRRRPLNILMGITHDDGSPFISFPSSTTTDATEYLLSQGFSPSQLPPVAHPNTGNATLDLFNLTTRLATNAIFRCVDQATAFAAVQNNLFSSLYYYEFDRTYQMPGWPKLDVCEPPRTEGKPLGDTRKPYLRCHSGELYYVFGTLRRQGMRERDGDGGDRAFEQFVLDSFAQFVKEGNPNLERGWLRARGEGWKGSLGQRDRAGVWEAVSKGRRRGVLRGLDWPVSRDGLFREVEYCERLGLGLGYYL from the exons ATGCGTTTCCTGTGCCGAAATTTTCGTTCTTTACACAGGTGGGACCCTTTCAGTATGGTGCGTTTCCTGGGGGCAGTTGTTGCCCTGACTGGGTTGGCTGCGGGTGAATCTCTCAAGAAGTTGAATACTGGGTTGACTATCTTGACGAACAATGATCTCCAGG GACCTGAAAGCCGCTTTGCGGACTCGACTGTGATCGTGACCGAGTCTCGTGTGGCTAACAATGAATTTGAAAAGATCTGCTCTGGACTAGGAGAGCAACCATGGTCGGAAGGCAGGAAGAAGGGCGAGAAAGGCTTGCTTCAACCGTTGTTTGACTATCTTCGCTATGAGAAGCGGGCGAGCTCATCGTCTAGGTTCTGGATCTCAGGCCGCAAAACCATCGACGTTGACAGTGATATCAGCTCGGCTAAGAGCCGTGATGAACTCGCTGGTCTTTGTACCAACAAAGCACCCTTCTCGAATGAGACATTCCAGGATACGAGCTCGAAATGGCAGGTCTCGGTAGATGTCAACAACCAGACTTTGACAGG CTTTCGAGACCGTCTTTCTTTCCGCTTCCTCGGAGTCCGCTATGCGCCGCAGCCGCAAAGATTCACATACCCGACTCTGTTCCAGGGCTCAGGAGAGGCTGCCTCTGCTTTGGAGTATGGCTCCCAATGTGCCCAGGGAGGCAACACCGGTACCGAAGACTGTTTATTCCTCAACATCTGGacaccccacctccccaatcctAACTCCGCTCCCCCCAAGAAGCAGCTCCGCCCTGTCGCCTTTTGGATCCACGGTGGTGCCTTCACAGGCGGTACAGCCAACGACCCGACCTTTGACGGGGGTAACATGGCCTCCAGAGGTGACATCATCGTCGTAGCTATCAATTACCGCCTTCACACCCTCGGCTTCCTAGCCCTGAACGACGGCAAAACCAACGGCAACTACGGCCTCGCCGACCAAATCACAGCCCTGGACTGGGTCCGGAAAAACATCCAATCCCTCGGCGGCGATCCAGACCGCATCACCATCTTTGGCCAATCCGCTGGCGCCGCCTCGGTCAGAGCCCTGATCGCCTCCCCCAAAGCCCTCGACAAATTCTCGggcgccatcctcctcagcaacctcggCGGTCTAAACTACGGAACAACCTACTCGAAATACTACACCATCCCCGAGCAAGTCTCGGTGGTagccaacaccatcctcaacgcAACAAACTGCACCAACGCCCCCTCTCAGGTCGACTGCCTCCGCGCCGTCCCAGCATCGACACTGACCTCCCTCACGTCAGCGAGATATTTAGTGGTAGACGGGACATACCTCACCACATCAGAACTGTCgctttctcttccttctcccaaacgccgccgcccgttaaatatattaatGGGCATCACCCACGACGACGGCTCTCCGTTTATCAGTTTCCCCTCgtctaccaccaccgatgCTACTGAgtacctcctctcccaaggcttctccccctcccagctGCCCCCCGTAGCCCACCCAAACACAGGCAACGCAACACTCGACCTGTTCAACCTGACCACCCGCCTGGCCACAAACGCAATATTCCGCTGCGTAGACCAAGCCACTGCCTTTGCCGCCGTCCaaaacaacctcttctcctctttaTATTATTACGAATTCGACCGGACATATCAAATGCCCGGATGGCCCAAGCTAGACGTGTGCGAGCCGCCGCGGACGGAAGGGAAACCATTGGGTGATACAAGGAAACCTTATCTGAGGTGTCACTCGGGGGAGTTGTACTACGTGTTTGGGACGTTGAGGAGGCAGgggatgagagagagagatggtgatggaggggataGGGCGTTTGAGCAATTTGTCTTGGACAGTTTTGCGCAGTTTGTGAAGGAAGGAAATCCGAatttggagagggggtggttgagggctaggggggaagggtggaagGGTAGTTTGGGGCAGAGGGACAGGGCGGGGGTGTGGGAGGCTGTGAgtaaggggaggagaaggggggtgctgagggggttggattggCCTGTGTCGAGGGATGGGCTGTTTAGGGAGGTGGAGTATTgtgagaggttggggttggggctggggtATTATTtgtga
- the ARL1 gene encoding Arf GTPase arl1 (COG:U; EggNog:ENOG503NWAZ) — protein sequence MGQTMSWLGSLSSFFSSKKEIRILILGLDNAGKTTLLYRLKIGEVVTTIPTIGFNVESVTYNNLNFNVWDLGGQTSIRPYWRCYYANTAAVIFVVDSTDIERLQTAADELAAMLNEDELKDAALLVFANKQDQPGAKGAADISQALRLGELRDRNWSIVPCSAVDGSGVEEGMNWLSQTVAQD from the exons ATGGGGCAAACCATGTCATGGCTCGGTTCCTTGTCCAGCTTCTTTTCGTCAAAGAAGGAAATCCGGATTCTGATTCTCGGACTG GACAACGCCGGCAAAACCACACTTCTCTACAGACTCAAG ATCGGCGAGGTAGTAACAACGATACCAACGATCGGGTTCAACGTCGAGTCCGTCACatacaacaacctcaactttAACGTGTGGGATCTTGGTGGACAGACTAGCATCAGGCCATACTGGAGATGCTACTATGCCAACACGGCGGCGGTCATCTTCGTGGTGGACTCGACCGATATCGAGCGGTTGCAGACAGCGGCGGATGAGTTGGCGGCCATGCTGAACGAGGATGAGCTGAAGGATGCCGCGCTGTTGGTATTTGCCAACAAGCAGGATCAACCGGGTGCGAAGGGTGCGGCGGACATCTCTCAGGCGCTCAGGCTTGGCGAGCTGAGGGACAGAAACTGGAGCATCGTCCCTTGCAGTGCCGTTGATGGCTCtggtgtggaagagggaATGAACTGGCTGTCG CAAACTGTAGCACAGGATTAG
- the PAP1 gene encoding polynucleotide adenylyltransferase (BUSCO:EOG09260VYK; EggNog:ENOG503NUH2; COG:A) — protein sequence MTERVYGVTPPISTALPTEAEKRMHQALHEELRAQGTFESRAETEARKKVIAQLEKITTAFVKKATAETQNSFMVREAIGRVFTYGSYRLGVYGPGSDIDTLVVAPKHVTTEQYFRLFPPLLVEMAPSGAITDLTPVPDAFVPIIKFEFSGISIDLIFCSIKGLTQIPEDKSWNLTDNTLLRGLSENEVRSLNGTRVTDEILNLVPEPATFKLALRAIKLWAQRKAIYANIMGFPGGVAWAMLVARVCQLYPKATSAVVVNKFFHIMLKWPWPLPVLLKDIEYNISVTRAPVWNPKLYSSDRNHRMPIITPAYPAMCATHNINRSSKVVIMQELEKGVQVTEEIMTGRAPWKALFTKHTFFTSDFRYYLTVISSSRTKDAQNVWSGFIESRVRVLVNKIENHAAIVLARPFNKGYDRQHRCQNYEQLGDVVNSGSLAYLYKPTPEEEEKVKGEAKTEVKAELINANLKPESVLQDGPVVKPEPDTETATPPPVTAADGAAIKPEPGAESAMPPPAPPPVADGVKKEEVTKNGDGGEQKDGNDDEVKLADIPEKKQELEVFTTNYYIGLQLGKTPASLDLSREVQEWMSMCRSSDLYKEGVNFLAVTHIKNTMLPDDVFEPGEVRPRPPKKKLKRQAPDDSSAQQPTKKSKPVGPALTPAVS from the exons ATGACTGAACGCGTCTACGGCGTCACGCCGCCCATCTCGACGGCTCTGCCCACCGAGGCAGAGAAGCGAATGCACCAGGCGCTCCATGAGGAGCTGCGTGCCCAGGGCACTTTCGAGAGTCGCGCCGAGACAgaagcgaggaagaaggttATTGCTCAGCTTGAGAAAATCACAACTGCGTTTGTCAAGAAGGCTACGGCCGAGACCCAAAACTCGTTCATGGTGCGCGAAGCGATTGGGAGGGTGTTTACTTATGGCAGTTATCGTCTTGGTGTCTATGGTCCGGGTTCCGATATCGATACCCTGGTGGTGGCCCCCAAGCATGTCACGACCGAGCAGTACTTCCGTctctttcctcccctcctcgtcgagatGGCTCCCTCCGGCGCCATCACTGATCTCACTCCAGTCCCCGACGCCTTTGTGCCCATCATCAAGTTTGAGTTTTCCGGTATCAGCATCGATCTGATCTTTTGCTCCATCAAAGGTCTCACCCAGATCCCCGAGGACAAGAGTTGGAACCTGACCGACAACACTCTGCTGCGCGGACTGAGTGAAAATGAGGTGCGTTCGCTCAACGGAACAAGAGTCACAGATGagatcctcaacctcgtccccGAACCTGCTACCTTTAAACTAGCTCTCCGGGCCATCAAGCTGTGGGCGCAACGCAAAGCCATCTATGCGAACATTATGGGTTTCCCCGGAGGTGTTGCCTGGGCCATGCTGGTTGCCAGAGTGTGCCAGCTATATCCCAAAGCAACAAGTGCGGTTGTGGTGAACAAGTTCTTTCATATCATGTTGAAGTGGCCCTGGCCGCTGCCTGTCTTGCTCAAGGATATCGAGTACAACATTTCCGTTACACGGGCCCCTGTTTGGAATCCCAAG CTATACTCCAGCGACAGAAACCACAGGatgcccatcatcaccccagcaTACCCAGCCATGTGCGCAAcccacaacatcaacaggTCCTCCAAGGTGGTGATCATGCAAGAGTTGGAGAAAGGAGTCCAGGTAACTGAGGAAATCATGACAGGCAGAGCACCGTGGAAGGCGCTATTCACCAAACACACCTTCTTCACGTCTGACTTTCGGTATTACCTTACAGTCATTTCGTCTAGCAGGACCAAGGATGCCCAGAACGTGTGGTCAGGTTTTATTGAGTCGAGGGTGCGTGTTCTTGTGAACAAGATTGAGAATCATGCCGCCATAGTACTGGCGCGCCCATTCAACAAGGGGTACGACCGTCAGCACCGTTGCCAAAATTATGAGCAGCTTGGAGATGTGGTCAACAGCGGAAGCTTGGCATACCTGTACAAGCCCAcgcccgaggaggaggagaaggttaaGGGTGAAGCCAAGACAGAAGTCAAGGCAGAGTTGATCAATGCGAATCTGAAGCCAGAGAGTGTGTTGCAAGATGGCCCAGTCGTTAAGCCCGAGCCTGATACCGAGACTGCAACACCCCCGCCCGTTACCGCAGCAGATGGAGCTGCCATCAAGCCAGAACCGGGCGCAGAGTCAGCCATGCCACCCCCggcgccaccaccagtcGCCGATGGGGTCAAGAAGGAAGAAGTCACAAAgaatggagatggaggcgaaCAGAAAGACggcaacgacgacgaagTCAAGCTTGCCGATATCCCGGAGAAGAAACAGGAACTGGAAGTGTTTACCACTAACTACTACATTGGGCTACAGCTGGGCAAGACGCCCGCGTCACTCGATCTTTCTCGCGAGGTCCAGGAGTGGATGAGCATGTGTCGCAGCAGCGACCTCTACAAGGAAGGCGTCAACTTTCTCGCCGTCACTCACATTAAGAACACGATGCTTCCCGACGACGTATTCGAACCTGGCGAGGTGAGGCCGCGTcccccgaagaagaagctcaagagaCAAGCGCCGGATGATTCTTCGGCGCAGCAACCGACAAAGAAATCCAAGCCAGTCGGGCCAGCTCTAACCCCGGCCGTGAGCTAG
- a CDS encoding uncharacterized protein (EggNog:ENOG503P25I; COG:I), protein MSTTTRPTQKPPTSALTPKKLYLVLYNSASAVAWLTVLGRVVVTLNYKGDPFFVPLVVDNFARVTQTFAVMEILHALTGVVPAPVFTTLMQVASRLFLMYAITLPFPQLNSSFWYSSMLCAWATTEVIRYTYFVFKQFDRIPASLHWLRYSAFLILYPIGISSEVAMTLRALWGPASSEAFAWSSWYPHALGAVLLSYIPGSVVLYGHMLKQRRKYLGAGAKGEEVKNQKKRQ, encoded by the exons ATGAGTacaacaacaagacccaCGCAAAAACCGCCCACCTCGGCCCTCACGCCGAAAAAGCTATACCTTGTATTATACAACTCCGCCTCGGCGGTGGCCTGGCTGACGGTGCTCGGGAGGGTGGTCGTGACGTTGAACTACAAGGGGGATCCGTTTTTCGTTccgttggtggtggacaatTTCGCGAGGGTGACGCAGACGTTTGCTGTGATGGAGATTTTGCATGCTTTGACTG GCGTCGTCCCCGCCCCCGTCTTCACAACCCTCATGCAAGTCGCctcccgcctcttcctcatgTACGCCATCAcgctccccttcccccagcTCAACTCTTCCTTCTGGTACTCCTCCATGCTCTGCGCCTGGGCCACCACCGAGGTTATTCGATACACCTACTTCGTCTTCAAGCAATTCGACCGCATCCCGGCTTCTCTTCACTGGCTGAGGTATTCTGCCTTTTTGATCCTCTACCCTATTGGGATCAGCTCCGAGGTTGCCATGACGCTCAGGGCTCTTTGGGGTCCTGCGAGCAGTGAGGCGTTTGCTTGGAGCAGCTGGTACCCTCATGCGCTGGGGGCAGTGTTGTTAAGTTATATCCCGGGGAGTGTGGTGCTTTATGGGCATATGTtgaagcagaggaggaagtatcttggtgctggggcgaagggggaggaggttaagaaccagaagaagagacagTAA
- a CDS encoding uncharacterized protein (EggNog:ENOG503NXU1; COG:S), giving the protein MKKTLLLCFIHGFKGNDHTFGPNQAFPTHLLSLLRALLPKLNLEFLIYPTYETRGDLTDCVNRFRDWLLNKVIDLEVSLGTPSPTVEPGVRVILIGHSMGGIVAAETAISIASEQAINGSIPNNGNSPDQGNMKAPLNSLMFPYIQAVLAFDTPYLGISPGVVAHGAETHYSKAAEVMGQLSGLASIWGGASSNAAKENHHQQRQAPQKAIEAPPSTQKQQQQPDQKPQTGGGGWGKWGTLALAAGAVGAITATGAAAYLKREQITQGLTWATSHLEFVGCLARKEELRKRVAYMMRLNKELNVGFGNLYTRLGKSAGALEKVSMVGTVLGDERTFCVVPQRDQAGDWRPAVNDKARDETWAHMCEHSSSCEIQTRVANKDDSNVRTKRESRI; this is encoded by the coding sequence ATGAAGAAGACACTCCTCCTCTGTTTCATCCACGGCTTCAAGGGTAACGACCACACTTTCGGCCCCAACCAAGccttcccaacccacctcctctccctcctccgcgccctcctccccaaactcaacctcGAATTCCTCATCTACCCCACCTACGAAACCCGCGGCGACCTAACCGATTGCGTCAACCGCTTCCGCGACTGGCTCCTCAACAAGGTAATCGACCTCGAAGTCTCCCtcggcaccccctcccccaccgtcGAGCCCGGCGTCCGCGTCATCCTGATCGGCCACTCCATGGGCGGCATCGTCGCCGCCGAAACAGCCATCTCTATCGCCTCCGAACAAGCAATCAACGGCTCCATCCCCAACAACGGCAACTCCCCCGACCAAGGCAACATGAAAGcccccctcaactccctcatgTTCCCCTACATCCAGGCTGTCCTCGCCTTCGACACCCCTTATCTCGGCATCTCCCCCGGCGTCGTCGCCCACGGGGCAGAAACGCACTACTCCAAAGCAGCAGAAGTGATGGGTCAACTAAGCGGCCTGGCATCGATATGGGGCGGTGCTTCATCCAACGCAGCCAaagaaaaccaccaccaacaacgacaagCTCCCCAAAAAGCCATCGAAgccccaccatccacccagaaacaacaacaacaaccagaccaaaaaccacaaaccggaggaggcgggtggGGGAAATGGGGGACCCTCGCCCTGGCAGCCGGAGCAGTAGGCGCAATAACCGCAACAGGAGCGGCGGCCTACCTCAAGCGCGAGCAGATAACCCAAGGCCTCACCTGGGCCACCTCCCATCTCGAATTCGTCGGCTGCCTCGCCCGAAAAGAAGAACTTCGAAAGCGGGTGGCGTACATGATGCGCCTCAACAAGGAGCTGAACGTCGGTTTCGGGAACCTCTACACCCGGCTGGGGAAAAGTGCGGGGGCTCTCGAAAAGGTCAGCATGGTCGGCACAGTGCTGGGAGACGAGAGGACGTTTTGCGTGGTGCCGCAGAGGGATCAGGCCGGGGATTGGCGACCAGCAGTTAACGACAAGGCGAGGGATGAGACTTGGGCGCACATGTGTGAGCATTCTTCCAGTTGTGAGATCCAAACGAGGGTGGCTAACAAAGACGACAGCAATGTTCGAACCAAAAGAGAATCCAGGATATGA